From the genome of Streptomyces sp. V2I9:
GGCGACCTGCTTGGCCGCCGTCTCCTTCGCCTCGGAGAGGACCTTCTCGGCCTCCAGCCGGGCCTCGCGCAGCCGGGTCTCGGCCTCCGACAGCCGCTGCTCGGCGGTGCGGTTGAGCTCGGCGGTCTGCTGGCGGGCCTGGTCGGTCTCCGCCGTCGTCGTGGAGCGCAGCTGCTCCGCGTGGCTGGTGGCCTCCTGCGCCTGGGCGGAGGCGTTCACCAGGAGCCGCTCGGCGTCCTTGCGGGCGCGCAGCAGGATCGCTTCGGCTTCGGCTCGGGCCGCCTCGGCCTCGGAACCGGTCCGCCGCCGCGTCTCCTCCGCCAGCCGGGCGGCCTCCTCCCGCGCGGCGGCCAGCGCCTGCTCGGCCTCGGCGCGGGACTCCTCCAGCAGCCGGCGGGCCTGCGACTCGGTGCGGGCGCGCAGCTGTTCGGCCCAGGCGACGTTCTCGTTGACGTGCGACTCGACGGTCTGGCGGCGCTCCGCCAGCTCCTGGTCGAGCCGCTGCCTGCGCTGCACGGCCTCGGTGTGCAACTCGGCCTGCAGGCGCGCCTGGTGCTCGGCGTGCTCCTGGAGGATCCGCTGCGTCTGGGCCCGTGCCTCGCGCAGTTCGCGCTCGGCGTCGCTGCGCATCTGCTCGGCCTGGATCTGCGCGTTCCGCAGCATCTGCTCGGCCTGGTAGCCGATGTCCGCGCTGTCGTACGCGGGACGGTTCGCGAGATTGCGCCGGGCCTCGTGCAGCTTGGCACGCAAGACCTCGACCTGGTAGCCGAGGTCCTCGGCGTGCTGGACGGCCTTCTCCCGGTCGGTCTTCAGCCGGTCCATCTCGGCTTCGAACCGCGAGAGATGGTCGTCTTCAGCTCGGTGGCTCTCCTGGCGTTCGTAGCCCCGCACTGCGCGGTCCCATCCTTCCCCGAGCTCTCAACTTCTTCCCCGAGCTCTCAACTTCGTTCGAGCAGGGGAGACACCACTGAGCAGGGGAGACCCCAACCCTGGTCGAAACCCTCCGCACGAGCACTGCTCGGCGGCGAGTCGTCTCCCGGGGAATGGTGACAGACAAACGACGAGGACGCGGTACGGCCCCGACCCGGCCCCGGCCCGGAGCCGCCCACTCTACCGGGCCGGATATGCGGAGGTCAGTGCTCCGTCCGGCTCGTGACCAGTTCGGTGAGGACACCGTGGCAGTCCTTGGGGTGCAGGAACGTGATCCGGGACCCCATCGAACCCGTCCTGGGCTCGTCGTACAGCACCCGGACGCCCTTCTCGCGGATGTCCGCGGCGTCCCCGTCCACGTCCTCGGTCCCGAAGGCGATGTGGTGCACGCCCTCCCCGTTCTTGGCCAGCCACTTGCCCACGGCCGAGTCCTCGCGGGTGGGTTCCAGGAGCTGGAGGTAGGAGGCCCCGCCGTCCGAGGTCCCGTTGATCTTGAGCATGGCCTCCCGGACGCCCTGCTCCTCGTTGATCTCGGAGTGGAACACCTCGAAGCCGTACGTGGCACGGTAGAACTCGACGGTCCTGTCCAGGTCGAAACAGGCGATTCCGATGTGATCGATGCGCGTCAGCATGGATTCAGCATGGATCGGCTCCCGCGCTCCCGCCATGGTTACACAACGTGCGCGCCGTCACACCGGCAGCCGGATGACGGGCGGGGGAGCGCTCAGTACATTCAGGTAAACCCTCGTTCACATCCGATCCCAAGGGGCCGTGCCCATGCCAGCAACGACCGGTACCACCACCTCAGTGATCGTCGCGGGCGCCCGGACGCCCATGGGCCGTCTCCTCGGCTCCCTCAAGAGCTTCTCCGCGGCCGACCTCGGCGGGTTCGCGATCAAGGCCGCGCTGGACCGGGCGGGCATCGGCGGCGACCAGGTCCAGTACGTGATCATGGGGCAGGTGCTCCAGGCGGGCGCGGGCCAGATCCCCGCCCGGCAGGCCGCGATCAAGGCCGGCATCCCGATGAACGTCCCCGCGCTCACCGTCAACAAGGTGTGCCTGTCCGGGCTCGACGCCATCGCGCTGGCCGACCAGCTCATCCGCGCCGGGGAGTTCGACGTCGTGGTCGCGGGTGGCCAGGAGTCCATGACCAATGCCCCGCACCTGCTCCCCAAGTCCCGCGAGGGCTACAAGTACGGCGCGATCGAGATGCTGGACTCGATGGCGCACGACGGTCTCACCGACGCGTACGAGAACATCCCCATGGGCGAGTCCACCGAGAAGCACAACCGCCGCCTCGGTCTCGACCGCGCCGCCCAGGACGAGATCGGCGCGCTCTCCCACCAGCGGGCCGCCGCCGCGCGGAAGAACGGCCTCTTCGACGCCGAGATCACCCCGGTGGAGATCCCGCAGCGCAAGGGTGACGCCGTCCTCTTCTCCCAGGACGAGGGCATCCGCGCCGAGACCACCGCCGAGACCCTCGGCAAGCTGCGCCCCGCCTTCGCCAAGGACGGCACCATCACCGCCGGCACCTCCTCGCAGATCTCCGACGGCGCGGCCGCGGTCGTCGTGATGAGCAAGGCCAAGGCCGAGGAGCTGGGCCTCGACTGGATCGCCGAGATCGGCGCCCACGGCAACGTGGCCGGTCCCGACAACTCCCTCCAGTCGCAGCCCTCCAACGCCATCCGGCACGCCCTGAAGAAGGACGGCCTGACCGTCGACGACCTCGACCTCATCGAGATCAACGAGGCGTTCGCCGCCGTCGCCGTCCAGTCCATGAAGGACCTGGGCGTCACCTCGGACAAGGTCAACGTCAACGGCGGCGCGATCGCGCTCGGTCACCCCATCGGGATGTCCGGCGCGCGGGTCGTCCTGCACCTGGCCCTGGAGCTGAAGCGGCGCGGCGGCGGTACGGGCGCGGCGGCGCTGTGCGGCGGCGGCGGTCAGGGCGACGCGCTGATCCTGCGCGTTCCGGGCAAGTAGTACGCGTGACGACGCCGGGCCCGTACGGGGTCCGGGACGGGGCAAGGCGAACGGAGCGGTGAACGTGGACGTGGACGTCCCCACGCTGGTCGAGCAGGCGCGAGCAGGCAGGCCGCGTGCGGTGGCCCGGCTGATCTCGCTGGTGGAGGGGGCGTCCCCGCACCTGCGCGAGGTGATGGCCGCGCTGGCGCCGCTGGCGGGCCACGCCTACGTCGTCGGGCTCACCGGCTCGCCGGGCGTCGGCAAGTCCACCTCCACCTCGGCCCTGGTCTCCGCGTACCGCCGGGCGGGCAAGCGGGTCGGCGTCCTCGCCGTCGACCCGTCCTCGCCGTTCTCCGGCGGGGCGCTGCTGGGCGACCGGGTCCGGATGTCGGACCACGCCTCGGATCCGGGCGTCTACATCCGTTCGATGGCGACCCGGGGCCACCTCGGCGGCCTCGCCCGGTCGGCCCCGCAGGCCATCCGGGTGCTGGACGCGGCCGGCTGCGACGTGGTCCTCGTCGAGACGGTCGGCGTCGGCCAGTCCGAGGTGGAGATCGCCTCCCAGGCCGACACCTCGGTCGTCCTGCTCGCGCCCGGCATGGGCGACGGCATCCAGGCGGCGAAGGCCGGAATCCTGGAGATCGGCGACGTGTACGTGGTCAACAAGGCCGACCGCGACGGCGCCGACGCCACCGCCCGCGAGCTGAACCACATGCTCGGCCTGGGCGAGGCCCGCGGCCCCGGAGACTGGCGTCCCCCGATCGTGAAGACGGTCGCGGCCCGGAGCGAGGGCACGGACGAGGTCGTCGAGGCCCTGGAGAAGCACCGAGCCTGGATGGAGGAGCACGGCGTCCTGACCGAGCGCCGGACCGCTCGCGCGGCCCGCGAGGTCGAGACGATCGCCGTGACCGCCCTGCGCGAGAAGATCGCGGACCTCCGCGGCGACCGCCGCCTGAACGCCCTGGCCCAACGCATCGTGGCGGGAAGCCTGGACCCGTACGCGGCGGCGGACGAACTGGTGGCGGGGCTGACAGAAGGCTCCTGACCACCTGAGCGTGCGCGCGAAGGCCCTCGGAGCGGCGCTCACAGCCGCTCCGAGGGCCTTCGCGCGCACGGGGCCCGTTCCCCGGCGGAGGTCAGCCGTCGTCGCCGTCCCGGTCGTCGCTCCCGCCCTCGTCGTCACGGTCGCTGTCGCCGTCGTCGTCGCGGTCCGCCGTCACCTTGCCGGTCTTCGCGTCCACGCGCAGTTCGTGCTGCTTGCCGTCCTTGCCCTCGATGTCGACGTCCCAGCGCAGGACCTCGCCCCGACGCCCGTCGTCATCGTCGTCCAGGTCGATCGACGTGATCGTGCCCGGCGCGGTCTTCAGCGCCGCGGCCGCCGCCCGGTCCAGGGTGACGGCGGAGGAGCGGGGCGCGTGGCGGTCGCGGTCGTCGCTGTCGTCGTCGCGGGTCTTCAGGACCGTGCCACTCGTGGCGTCCACCGTGACGTCGTGCCACTTCTTGTCGGTGCCGCGTACGTCCAGCTCCCAGACGGTCCGGCCGTCGTGGTCGTCGTCGTCCGCGTCCAGCTCGGCCCCGGTGACCGTGCCCGGAGCGCTCTTCAGCGCGGCGGCGACGGCCCGGTCGAGAGAGACCCGGACGTCCTTCGCGGCGGCGGCCCGGTCGTCGTCCCGCTCGTCGGAAGCGTCGTCCGTACGGTCGTCGGCGTCCTTGTCGTCGGCCGGGCCGACGCTGCTCGCGCTCCTGGAGGGCGCGCGGTCGCCGTCGTCGTCGCTGTCCGCGAAGGCCACGGTGCCGGCGGTGGCGCCGCCGATCAGAACGGCCGCGGTGATCGCCGCGATGGTGACGTTGCGCTTCATGGGTTCCTCCCGAGGGCTGCTGTGCTGTTCGACGGGTCCCACATTGCCGACCCGATGCTGAACGCAGCCTGAAGCCACCTGAAGGCGTCTTCAGGCGGAGTTTGCGAGGCTGTGCGCATGCGCCTGTTGATCGTGGAGGACGAGAAGCGACTCGCGGTGTCCCTGGCCAGGGGACTCACCGCCGAGGGTTTCGCCGTGGACGTCGTGCACGACGGGCTCGAAGGGCTGCACCGCGCGAGCGAGGGCGGCTACGACCTGGTGATCCTCGACATCATGCTGCCCGGCATGAACGGCTACCGGGTCTGCGGCGCCCTGCGCGCCGCCGGGCACGAGGTGCCGATCCTCATGCTGACCGCCAAGGACGGCGAGTACGACGAGGCCGAGGGCCTGGACACCGGGGCCGACGACTACCTGACCAAGCCCTTCAGCTACGTCGTGCTCGTCGCCCGGGTCCGCGCCCTGCTCCGCCGCCGGGGGGCCGGCACCGCCGCGCCCGTCCTCACCGTCGGCCCCCTGCGCATCGACACCGCAGCCCGCCGGGTGATCCGCGACGACGACGAAGTCACGCTCACCGCCAAGGAGTTCGCCGTGCTGGAGCAACTCGCCCTGCGCGCCGGGCAGGTGGTCGGCAAGGCCGAGATCCTGGAGCACGTCTGGGACTTCGCCTACGACGGCGACCCGAACATCGTCGAGGTCTACATCTCCACCCTGCGCCGCAAGTTGGGCGCCACCGCCATCCGTACGATACGCGGCGCGGGCTACCGACTGGAGGCGCGGTGAGGTCCGTCCGGGCCAGGGCCGCCCTCGGGGCCACCCTGGTCGTCGCCGTCGCCCTGGTCGCGGCCGGCCTCGCCGTCCTCCTCGTCCTGCGGACCAACCTGATCGACCAGGCGGACCTCCAGGCCGAGGTGGCGGCCCGCGAGGTCGCCGGGGAGCTGGCCACGGGAACCCCGTACGGCGAGGTGGAGCTGGACGACGAGGAGGACCACCCGGTCCAGGTGACCGACGAGGAGGACCGCGTCGTCCTCGTCTCGAAGGACCTGCGGGCGGTCACGGGCACCGGCGCGAGCGGCGTCACCCCGGCTCCCGCCGCCTCCGCCGGCCCCTCCCCGTCACCCGGCGACGACGATGACGACGGCGACGGCGACGACGACGGGTCCCGCCCCGGCCGGGGCCAGGTCTCCCACGACGACCCGGACTTCTCCGACGGCACCGCCACCGTCGACCGCACCACCGCCGACTACCGCTTCGCCGCCGTCGAGGCCACCACCCCCGACGGGGTCACCCTCACCGTGTACGCGGGAGCGCCCCTCGCCGCCGAGCAGGAGGCCGTGGACACGGTGCGCGGGGCCATGCTCACCGGGCTCCCGGTGCTCCTGCTGGTCGTCGCCGGGGTGACCTGGCTGGTGACCCGCCGCGCGCTGCGCCCGGTCGAGGGCATCCGCCGCGAGATGGCGGCGATCACCGCCTCCGAGGATCTGACCCGCCGGGTGCCGGAGCCGGACTCCCGCGACGAGGTCGCCCGGCTCGCCCGGACGACGAACGAGACGCTCACCGCCCTGGAGGCGTCCGTGGAGCGGCAGCGGCGGTTCGTCGCGGACGCCTCGCACGAACTGCGCTCCCCGATCGCCTCGCTCCGCACCCAGCTGGAGGTGGCCGAGGCCCATCCGGAGCTGCTGGACCTTCCGGGCGCGGTCGCCGACACCGTACGGCTCCAGGTGCTGGCGGCGGATCTGCTGCTGCTGGCCCGGCTGGACGCGGGGGAGAAGCCCGGTGGTGGGACGGTGGAGCTGGGCGCGCTGGTGCGGGAGGAGGTCTCGCAGCGCACCGGGGACCGGATCGCGGTGGCGGTCGAGATCCCGGAGGGCGGTGCGTTCGAGGTGACCGGGTCGCGCGGGCAGCTCGCCCGCGTGGTCGGCAACCTGCTGGACAACGCCCAGCGGCACGCGGAGGCGCGCGTCGCGGTGTCGGTGGCCGCCGACGGGCGCGGCGTACGGGTGGAGGTCCGGGACGACGGAGCGGGCGTGCCCGAGGACGAGCGCGAGCGGATCTTCGAGCGGTTCGTCCGGCTCGACGACGCCCGCAGCCGGGACGACGGCGGCGCCGGCCTCGGCCTCGCCATCGCCCGTGACGTCGCGGCCCGTCACGGCGGGACGCTGACGGTGCACCGGGCGGACGAGGGCGGCGCCGCCTTCCGCCTCCGGCTGCCGCACCCGGCCTGACGTACGTGCGGTGGTGGGGCGGCGCACGGTGGCGGGGGCCCGCCGCGCCCGGCACCGACGTACGCGGCCCCGGAACCCGCCGCGCACGGCAGATCCGGCGCTCGGTCCTACAGCTTGCCGCGCTTGCCGCGCAGGTGGTCCGCGATCGGGGTCAGCGCCGCGTGCAGCCCGGCCAGCGCCTCGGGGGAGAGCAGGTCCATGAAGTGCTGCCGCACCGAGGCGACGTGGTGCGGGGCGACCTTCCGCATGGTCTCCGCGCCGTGCTCGGTGAGGACCGCGAACAGTCCGCGCCGGTCGGACTCGCAGTGCGTACGGCGGACCAGCCCGGCGGTTTCCATACGGGTGATCTGGTGCGAGAGCCGGCTCTTGGACTGGAGGGTGGCGGCGGCGAGGTCGCTCATCCGCATCCGCTGCTCGTCCGACTCGGAGAGGTTGACCAGGATCTCGTAGTCGTTCATGGTCAGGCCGAACGGCTGGAGGTCCTTCTCCAGCTGGTGCATCAGCAGCCTGCTGACGTCCAGGTGGGTGCGCCAGGCGCACTGCTCCGCGTCGCTCAGCCAGCGGGTGGCCGTCTCGGTCTCCATATATGGATTCTACCTAAGAAGTTGAAAGCCGGACGAAATGGGGGTGTGACGCCCCGCATCTCCGGCCCGCCGGAGTGGCGACAGGCCCGTGGGCAAGCACCGACGCCGGGGCGCAGACGTTCGACGTCACACTCCGCAGACTACCGCTCACAACCCGAAGCGACGCTGGAGGTCCCCCAGCTGGCCGGGCATGCGCGGTGTGGCGCCGTGTTGACCTCCGCCGCCCGGAACGCCCGGCTCGTTCGGGACGACGCCCGCCGCCTGCTCCGCCATCAGCACCTCGGACGACTGGAGCAGCACCGTGCCCGCCCCGACGAACTCGAACTGGTGCTCCTCGCCCGACGTCCCGCCGATCCCCGTCAATGACCGGATACCGCCCATCACGCCCGTCATGTAGCCGTGGTCGTAGTGGTGGCAGGGGGAGGGGCAGTCGGCCCAGCCCACCAGTGCCTGGGGGTCCACCCGCAGCGGCGGCTCCATGAACACCACCGGGCCGTTCGACGCGGCCACGAACTTCCCCGTGCCGATCAGCGTCACGAACCCCGGCACGATCGACTGCTTCAGCGCCATCGTCGGCTGGTAGGCCAGCAGGTTCCCGGACCGGATGGTGAGGTTGCCGTCCTCCAGGTCGAAGGAGTTCACGTCGAACGCCCGGTCCGCCAGCAGCATCTTCCCGCTGCCCTCGGCCACCACCCAGTCGCTCGCGTGCAGCGGCGAATGGAAGCTGGAGCGCACCAGCCGCTCGAACCGGCCGTGCCCGATCCCGTCGAACCGGATCTGCCCGTAGTAGGCGATCATCTTTCCCTTCTGCAGGAACCACCGGCTCCCCTTGAGCTCCACGCAGAAGGTGTAGGCGTTGACGTTGTCGTCCGACGGCAGCGTCATCGGATCGAAGACCACGGGCGCGCTCACAGCTTCTCCTCCGACGCCTGGACGTACACCGCACCGCTCCCGCTCAGCTCCAGCTGGAACGCCTCGCCGGAGCCCCGCCCCACCATGTCCCGCCAGCCGACCGCCGTGGACAGCTTGTTGCGGACCTCTCCGTGGTGGGCCACGTACGCCTGCGGGTCCACATGGACCTCCCGGCCCGGGGTGATCGGCAGCTCGATCACCCCGCCGTGCGCCATCACCGCGACCGCGCCATGCCCCTTGAGCGTCGTGGTGAACAGGCCCTGGCCGGTGACCTGGCCGCGCACCATGCCCATCACCCCGCCCTGCGAGCCCATGAACATGGTGCCCTGCTGGAGCGTCCCGTCGAAGGCGAGAAGGCGGTCGGCCTCGACGTACAGGGTGTCGCCGGACAGGTTGATCACCTGGATGTGGTGGCCGCCGTGGCCGAACATCACCGTGCCCGACCCCTCGACCGTCATCAGCGGTGTCGCCTCGCCCGCCACCCGGCGGCCGATCATCGACGCGAGACCGCCCTGGCCGCCCTGGATGTTCGGCGTGAACGACACCTCGCCCCGGTACGCCAGCATCGCCCCGCGCTGGCTGAACAGCTTCTGGCCCGGCGCCACGGTGGCCTCGACCATCTTGGAGTTGATCTCCCGGAACGGCATCAGACATCGCCCCCGACCGTGTTGCGCTCGCTGGGCTGGACGTAGACCAGGCCGTCGCCCTCGAAGCGGATCTGGAACGCCTCGCCCGAACCCTCGCCCATCAGCGTCCGGAAGGTCACGCCCGCCTGGAAGTGCTGCTGGAGCCGCCCCTGGTGGGCGATGTACGCGCCGGGGTCCACCGTCAGCGGATACTGCGGCGACACCCGCAGCAGCACCGCCGCGCCGTCCGACATGATCGCCGCCTGCCCGGTGCCCTCCACCGTGGTCGTGAACAGGCCGTTGCCGCTCGCCCCGCCGCGCAGCCCGGTGAACGTGGTGCCCGTGCGCAGCCCGGCGTCGGTGGCCAGCAGATTGCTCGCCTCCACGTACAGCGTGTCGCCGTGCAGCGACACCAGATT
Proteins encoded in this window:
- the mce gene encoding methylmalonyl-CoA epimerase, producing MLTRIDHIGIACFDLDRTVEFYRATYGFEVFHSEINEEQGVREAMLKINGTSDGGASYLQLLEPTREDSAVGKWLAKNGEGVHHIAFGTEDVDGDAADIREKGVRVLYDEPRTGSMGSRITFLHPKDCHGVLTELVTSRTEH
- a CDS encoding acetyl-CoA C-acetyltransferase, which encodes MPATTGTTTSVIVAGARTPMGRLLGSLKSFSAADLGGFAIKAALDRAGIGGDQVQYVIMGQVLQAGAGQIPARQAAIKAGIPMNVPALTVNKVCLSGLDAIALADQLIRAGEFDVVVAGGQESMTNAPHLLPKSREGYKYGAIEMLDSMAHDGLTDAYENIPMGESTEKHNRRLGLDRAAQDEIGALSHQRAAAARKNGLFDAEITPVEIPQRKGDAVLFSQDEGIRAETTAETLGKLRPAFAKDGTITAGTSSQISDGAAAVVVMSKAKAEELGLDWIAEIGAHGNVAGPDNSLQSQPSNAIRHALKKDGLTVDDLDLIEINEAFAAVAVQSMKDLGVTSDKVNVNGGAIALGHPIGMSGARVVLHLALELKRRGGGTGAAALCGGGGQGDALILRVPGK
- the meaB gene encoding methylmalonyl Co-A mutase-associated GTPase MeaB, translating into MNVDVDVPTLVEQARAGRPRAVARLISLVEGASPHLREVMAALAPLAGHAYVVGLTGSPGVGKSTSTSALVSAYRRAGKRVGVLAVDPSSPFSGGALLGDRVRMSDHASDPGVYIRSMATRGHLGGLARSAPQAIRVLDAAGCDVVLVETVGVGQSEVEIASQADTSVVLLAPGMGDGIQAAKAGILEIGDVYVVNKADRDGADATARELNHMLGLGEARGPGDWRPPIVKTVAARSEGTDEVVEALEKHRAWMEEHGVLTERRTARAAREVETIAVTALREKIADLRGDRRLNALAQRIVAGSLDPYAAADELVAGLTEGS
- a CDS encoding PepSY domain-containing protein, with protein sequence MKRNVTIAAITAAVLIGGATAGTVAFADSDDDGDRAPSRSASSVGPADDKDADDRTDDASDERDDDRAAAAKDVRVSLDRAVAAALKSAPGTVTGAELDADDDDHDGRTVWELDVRGTDKKWHDVTVDATSGTVLKTRDDDSDDRDRHAPRSSAVTLDRAAAAALKTAPGTITSIDLDDDDDGRRGEVLRWDVDIEGKDGKQHELRVDAKTGKVTADRDDDGDSDRDDEGGSDDRDGDDG
- a CDS encoding response regulator transcription factor, translating into MRLLIVEDEKRLAVSLARGLTAEGFAVDVVHDGLEGLHRASEGGYDLVILDIMLPGMNGYRVCGALRAAGHEVPILMLTAKDGEYDEAEGLDTGADDYLTKPFSYVVLVARVRALLRRRGAGTAAPVLTVGPLRIDTAARRVIRDDDEVTLTAKEFAVLEQLALRAGQVVGKAEILEHVWDFAYDGDPNIVEVYISTLRRKLGATAIRTIRGAGYRLEAR
- a CDS encoding cell wall metabolism sensor histidine kinase WalK, with the translated sequence MRSVRARAALGATLVVAVALVAAGLAVLLVLRTNLIDQADLQAEVAAREVAGELATGTPYGEVELDDEEDHPVQVTDEEDRVVLVSKDLRAVTGTGASGVTPAPAASAGPSPSPGDDDDDGDGDDDGSRPGRGQVSHDDPDFSDGTATVDRTTADYRFAAVEATTPDGVTLTVYAGAPLAAEQEAVDTVRGAMLTGLPVLLLVVAGVTWLVTRRALRPVEGIRREMAAITASEDLTRRVPEPDSRDEVARLARTTNETLTALEASVERQRRFVADASHELRSPIASLRTQLEVAEAHPELLDLPGAVADTVRLQVLAADLLLLARLDAGEKPGGGTVELGALVREEVSQRTGDRIAVAVEIPEGGAFEVTGSRGQLARVVGNLLDNAQRHAEARVAVSVAADGRGVRVEVRDDGAGVPEDERERIFERFVRLDDARSRDDGGAGLGLAIARDVAARHGGTLTVHRADEGGAAFRLRLPHPA
- a CDS encoding MarR family winged helix-turn-helix transcriptional regulator, which codes for METETATRWLSDAEQCAWRTHLDVSRLLMHQLEKDLQPFGLTMNDYEILVNLSESDEQRMRMSDLAAATLQSKSRLSHQITRMETAGLVRRTHCESDRRGLFAVLTEHGAETMRKVAPHHVASVRQHFMDLLSPEALAGLHAALTPIADHLRGKRGKL
- a CDS encoding AIM24 family protein; the protein is MSAPVVFDPMTLPSDDNVNAYTFCVELKGSRWFLQKGKMIAYYGQIRFDGIGHGRFERLVRSSFHSPLHASDWVVAEGSGKMLLADRAFDVNSFDLEDGNLTIRSGNLLAYQPTMALKQSIVPGFVTLIGTGKFVAASNGPVVFMEPPLRVDPQALVGWADCPSPCHHYDHGYMTGVMGGIRSLTGIGGTSGEEHQFEFVGAGTVLLQSSEVLMAEQAAGVVPNEPGVPGGGGQHGATPRMPGQLGDLQRRFGL
- a CDS encoding AIM24 family protein, which produces MPFREINSKMVEATVAPGQKLFSQRGAMLAYRGEVSFTPNIQGGQGGLASMIGRRVAGEATPLMTVEGSGTVMFGHGGHHIQVINLSGDTLYVEADRLLAFDGTLQQGTMFMGSQGGVMGMVRGQVTGQGLFTTTLKGHGAVAVMAHGGVIELPITPGREVHVDPQAYVAHHGEVRNKLSTAVGWRDMVGRGSGEAFQLELSGSGAVYVQASEEKL
- a CDS encoding AIM24 family protein, with the translated sequence MFRLQGSKTLAVDLTGDAVKAKNGSMVAYDGRMAFKKLSGGGEGLRGMVTRRLTGEQMTVMEVSGQGTCYFADRASEINLVSLHGDTLYVEASNLLATDAGLRTGTTFTGLRGGASGNGLFTTTVEGTGQAAIMSDGAAVLLRVSPQYPLTVDPGAYIAHQGRLQQHFQAGVTFRTLMGEGSGEAFQIRFEGDGLVYVQPSERNTVGGDV